From the genome of Platichthys flesus chromosome 10, fPlaFle2.1, whole genome shotgun sequence:
AGACACTCTTACTGTGGAACGCTTATGTCTGAATGGCACATAATAGTGAGCATAATCTGTATGGAAGTGGGTGAGGTTAGATAACAAAGTAACAGAGGGTACTAATTTGGCAAAATAACAAGTCCCACACCACCCCGGTCGGAGTGACTGGTAAACATGTttcccacacacccacacatgttcCCTCAAAGACCAATATCCATCACTAGAGGGCATTCTAACGACCGGGTTGTCATAACCTGGTCTATGTAAACTGATGGTATTAGTTAAATTTAACGGAGCAACAAATGGTACGTTATATTTGCATGTTCCTGCTGCTCCCCGATCCCATATCAAACCACAAGTAGCTACAACCTTTTGCCTACATGGTGAAGTTCCCAGATAGCGATCCTCAGCTTTAAAACATTGtctagaaaaacaaacagtgcctAACTGTTCGGTGGGGTTTATTGTCATCACAGGTTGGTGAATTTCCTGATCTGCCACCAAAGACATATCCCAGAATCGTGCTGTGGAACCCCAATAATTAACTACACTAATATTCAGTAGTTTAAGTGTACTAGTCATGTCTCTCACATTTCTATTCTTTAGTGAAACCCCCTGAGTGAAAGCTATCAGTACTCCTAATGTCTCTGAAGTGTTTAGTGGGATGGTCTTAAGTGGGAGAGTAGTACCCACACCATGAGGAAGTTGTGCACAGACATAACAGCTCTCATTAGTTATTTTTCTAGCGATTACCTTTATGGACTCATACCATGCATTATTTTCAGGTTTTATTTGTTCATCAGAGAGGTCAAACGAAAGTTCtcttttgattatttcttcTATGCTCGAGTTGTTTTGGCTTGTTCTCCAAAGCAGCAGTGGTAGGACGAAGATGACAGTCAGCAAGAACAGGGAGCACTTCCCTTCCTTCCAACCGCGCACCAGCCGTCCCATCAGATGCCACTGTTTGTCCGTCGGCGCCATTGAATATCAGCAGTGTTCTGCTTGTCAACTTCTTAATCAGTGTGTCGCCTCTCTTTGAATTTTAGAGACATGTAGCTCCGATGATTTCCACAaacttctaacctgacggtgcgGGCACGAAACAATCGAAGGCTGAAAGCACACCTGCTGACATCAACGCTCGTTTTGTCCTGAAGAATCCTCCACTGGCTCTGGGACCCTTTTGCAATGGCTTGCATGTATCCAGGCTGCCCTCTCCGCAACCTTCACTGCCGTCTGTGTGGTGAGAAACACTTGATATGGCCTGTTCCACCTTCGTGCTCTCCAGTTCGTCCTACTCAGTTCCTTCACCACAATCCAATCCTGGTTTCAGATCATGCAGTTCGCCGTCTACGGATTTTGGTAGGGCGTCTTTCACCTGTCTGTGGATATCAAAGAGAACAGAGGAAAGATTTACACAATATCGCAACATTTCATCTTCACATTGATTGGTCTGAGGAAGCTGCCTTTTAACAGGACCAATTCCTGTCTCCATTGGACGTGCAAAGAGAATCTCATAAGGACTCAAACCATTCTTACTTCTCACCCTGGATCTCATGTACATTAAAACAATTGGCAACGCTTTTGTCCAAGTCAGCCCTGTTTCCTCACAGCATTTTACCAGTTTCTTTTTCTATGTGCCGTTTTCTCTTTCGACTGCCCCTCCACTGGCAGGATGGTAGGCACAATGCTGTCTCATATCGATACCCAAATACTCACAAACTCTCTTTAAAGCTGCGCTTACGAATGGTGTACCATTATCACTGGATATCTTTCTTGGAATTCCCCACCGAGGAATGAGTTGAAGAATCCTGTTTCGATGTGGGGAAAGCCTCCACCCATTTGGAAAACATGTCAACCACAACAAGACAGATCTTCTTTCCCTCGCTTTGTGTTAGCTCAATAAAATCCATCTGTAAATGATCAAATGGTTTGTTCGGTGCTGGATGTGCACTTTGTGCAGTCTGGATAGCTCTACCTTTGTTATCTGTaacacaaattacacatttcTGACAGAATTTTTTGTAGTAGTTTGAAACCAATACTTTTGTAAACCAATACTTCTGTATATCTGCTTGCATTTCCCCTTTTGATACATGGTCCTTACCGTGTATCAACTTAGCATAATGAGGAAACCGATATTTCGGTAAACAAGGTTTTCTATCTGGGCCACACCAAATTTGGTCAGAAACAGAACAGCCTGCTTTCTTCCAAGCAATTTTCTCCCCTGGTGTTGCCCTCGCTTGCAGCTCCTGTAAATCGGCATTAGGTGTCACAGGCacatccaaaacaaaaacatcattcaCCGGCAGGCTACGTTTTGCTGCAGCCTTTGCAGCAATATCTGCCCTTGCATTTCCCTGTCAAACTGAGTCAAGTTCTTTACCATGTGCTTCACATTTACAGATTGCAATCAGTTTAGGTAGCAACACAGCATCAAGAAGAGCAGCAACTAGGCCAAGGTGTGTGATGGGTTTACCTGTAGAGGTTAAAAACTTCCTATTAGCCCAAAGTCTGCCAAAAATCATGTGCCACCCACCATGTGTATCTACTATCAGTGAAGATGTTGACACTCTTGTCTCTTGCATATTTGCATGCTTCAGTCAACGCAACTAATTCTGCGGCCTGTGCAGAATACTGTGATGGAAGTGGTTCAGCTATTATTGTATCATACAAAGTAGTTACTGCAAAACCAACTAGGTTTCTACTAGTTGCTGGAT
Proteins encoded in this window:
- the LOC133961942 gene encoding uncharacterized protein LOC133961942 — protein: MAPTDKQWHLMGRLVRGWKEGKCSLFLLTVIFVLPLLLWRTSQNNSSIEEIIKRELSFDLSDEQIKPENNAWYESIKVIARKITNESCYVCAQLPHGVGTTLPLKTIPLNTSETLGVLIAFTQGVSLKNRNVRDMTSTLKLLNISVVNYWGSTARFWDMSLVADQEIHQPVMTINPTEQLGTVCFSRQCFKAEDRYLGTSPCRQKVVATCGLIWDRGAAGTCKYNVPFVAPLNLTNTISLHRPGYDNPVVRMPSSDGYWSLREHVWVCGKHVYQSLRPGWCGTCYFAKLVPSVTLLSNLTHFHTDYAHYYVPFRHKRSTVRVSPGEKGFRGS